The Urocitellus parryii isolate mUroPar1 chromosome 6, mUroPar1.hap1, whole genome shotgun sequence genome includes a window with the following:
- the Oxa1l gene encoding mitochondrial inner membrane protein OXA1L — protein MAMGLMCGRRELVRLLRPQRQFHSIVESSQWPRKPLREGIQVPSHPGCRQPHYVLLTTSSHRCLSTSAISFAEAQVQVPPVVPATPSPTAVPEVASGGTTDKIQAVAEQSFAELGLGSYTPVGLIQNLLEFMHVNLGLPWWGAIAACTVLARCLVFPLIVKGQREAAKIHNHLPEIQKFSTRIREAKLAGDNVEFYRASSEMTLYQKKHDIKFFKPLILPLTQAPVFISFFIALREMANLPVPSMQTGGLWWFQDLTISDPIYMLPIVVTATMWGVLELGADTGVQSSDLQWMRNVIRVMPLAVLPITIHFPSAVFMYWLSSNMFSLGQVACLRIPAVRTVLKIPQRVVHDPDKLPPREGFIKSFKQGWKNAEIAHQLRERERRMQNHLELAARGPLRQTFTHNPLLQHEKNHPPKTPSSSSSSNSNSSKPKSKQPWRDTLG, from the exons ATGGCGATGGGCCTGATGTGCGGACGCCGGGAGCTTGTGCGCCTGCTACGGCCCCAGCGTCAG TTCCACAGTATCGTAGAGTCCTCGCAGTGGCCGCGGAAACCGCTGAGAGAGGGGATCCAGGTCCCAAGCCACCCGGGCTGCAGGCAACCGCATTATGTCCTCCTCACAACCTCCAGCCACCGCTGCCTCAGTACCTCTGCCATTTCATTTGCAGAAGCCCAG GTCCAAGTACCTCCTGTTGTTCCTGCAACTCCTTCACCCACAGCAGTACCTGAGGTGGCTTCTGGAGGAACTACAGATAAAATCCAAGCTGTTGCAGAACAGAGCTTCGCTGAACTGGGACTAGGGTCATACACCCCAGTGGGATTGATCCAGAACCTCCTGGAATTTATGCATGTTAACCTGGGCCTTCCTTGGTGGGGGGCCATTGCAGCAT GTACAGTCCTTGCCCGCTGCCTCGTTTTTCCTCTCATCGTGAAGGGCCAGCGAGAGGCAGCCAAGATTCACAACCACTTGCCAGAGATCCAGAAGTTTTCCACTAGAATCAGAGAGGCCAAGTTGGCAGGAGACAATGTTGAGT TTTACAGGGCCTCCTCGGAGATGACACTTTACCAGAAAAAGCACGATATTAAATTCTTTAAACCCCTCATTCTGCCTCTGACTCAG GCACCAGTCTTCATCTCCTTCTTCATTGCCTTGAGAGAGATGGCCAACCTTCCTGTGCCCAGTATGCAGACAGGTGGCCTCTGGTGGTTCCAGGATCTCACTATATCTGATCCCATCTACATGTTACCGATAGTAGTCACTGCTACAATGTGGGGTGTCCTGGAG cTAGGTGCTGACACAGGTGTGCAAAGTTCTGACCTTCAGTGGATGAGAAATGTTATCAGAGTGATGCCCCTGGCAGTCTTGCCCATAACCATCCACTTCCCCTCG GCAGTGTTCATGTACTGGCTCTCCTCCAATATGTTTTCCCTGGGCCAAGTAGCCTGCCTCCGGATTCCAGCAGTACGCACTGTACTTAAAATACCCCAGCGTGTTGTGCATGACCCTGACAAATTACCTCCCCGGGAAGGCTTCATAAAGAGCTTCAAACAAG GCTGGAAGAATGCTGAAATTGCACATCAGCTCCGTGAGCGTGAACGACGCATGCAGAACCACTTGGAGCTAGCAGCCAGGG GTCCCTTACGGCAGACCTTTACCCACAACCCTCTACTACAGCATGAAAAGAATCACCCTCCCAAAacccccagcagcagcagcagcagcaacagcaacagcagcaaaCCAAAGTCAAAGCAGCCCTGGCGTGACACACTTGGCTGA